In the genome of Hymenobacter taeanensis, one region contains:
- a CDS encoding 3-hydroxyacyl-CoA dehydrogenase family protein — protein MMNVAVIGSGTMGNGIAHVFAQHGFPVSLIDINQPALDKALATISKNLDRQVAKGTLSDTAKTDTLGRLTTFTSVAEGVKNADLVVEAATENVELKLNIFRELDQHAPAQAILASNTSSISITKIAAVTRRPAQVIGMHFMNPVPVMKLVEVIRGYATSDEVTERVMELSRQLGKTPTEVNDYPGFVANRILMPMINEAIYSLYEGVAGVEEIDTVMKLGMAHPMGPLQLADFIGLDVCLAILRVLHEGLGNQKYAPCPLLVNMVMAGRLGVKSGEGFYSWGHGTKDLVLAERFQK, from the coding sequence ATGATGAATGTAGCCGTAATCGGTTCCGGCACCATGGGCAATGGCATTGCGCACGTCTTTGCTCAGCATGGTTTTCCCGTTTCTCTTATTGATATCAACCAACCGGCGCTAGACAAAGCCCTGGCCACCATTAGCAAAAACCTTGACCGGCAGGTTGCAAAAGGCACCCTTTCTGATACTGCAAAAACGGACACCCTCGGCCGCCTGACTACCTTTACCAGTGTGGCAGAAGGCGTAAAGAATGCTGATTTGGTGGTTGAAGCTGCCACGGAGAACGTAGAGCTGAAGCTGAACATTTTCCGGGAGCTTGACCAACACGCCCCCGCCCAGGCCATCCTGGCGTCCAACACCTCCTCAATCTCCATCACCAAAATTGCGGCCGTTACCCGGCGCCCCGCTCAGGTTATTGGTATGCACTTCATGAACCCGGTGCCGGTCATGAAGCTGGTAGAGGTAATCAGGGGGTATGCTACTTCGGATGAGGTAACGGAGCGCGTGATGGAGCTTTCCCGCCAGTTGGGCAAAACCCCAACCGAGGTGAATGACTACCCCGGTTTTGTGGCCAACCGCATTCTGATGCCAATGATCAACGAGGCTATCTACTCCCTGTATGAGGGTGTGGCCGGCGTTGAAGAAATTGACACTGTGATGAAGCTAGGTATGGCTCACCCCATGGGCCCGCTTCAGCTCGCCGACTTTATTGGCCTGGATGTGTGCCTGGCCATTCTGCGCGTGTTGCATGAAGGCCTGGGTAACCAGAAGTACGCCCCCTGCCCTTTGCTGGTGAATATGGTAATGGCGGGCCGCCTGGGCGTGAAATCGGGCGAGGGATTCTACTCCTGGGGCCACGGCACCAAAGATCTGGTGCTAGCAGAGCGGTTCCAGAAGTAA
- the msrA gene encoding peptide-methionine (S)-S-oxide reductase MsrA: MEQATFGAGCFWCVEAVFQNLNGVEKVVSGYTGGKIANPTYKEVCSGLTGHAEVIQITYEPSKITFEELLEIFWKTHDPTTLNRQGADTGTQYRSAIFYHNEEQRQLAEAYKQKLNEAHAFPNPIVTEIVPLPTFYVAENYHQDYFNQNGQQPYCQFVVKPKVDKVRQVFGHKLKSAAGV; the protein is encoded by the coding sequence ATGGAACAGGCAACGTTTGGTGCTGGCTGCTTTTGGTGCGTAGAAGCAGTATTTCAGAACCTTAATGGCGTAGAAAAAGTAGTGTCTGGCTACACGGGCGGCAAAATTGCCAACCCCACCTATAAGGAAGTTTGCAGTGGCCTTACGGGCCACGCGGAGGTAATCCAGATTACCTATGAGCCCAGCAAAATCACCTTTGAGGAGTTGCTGGAAATTTTTTGGAAAACTCACGACCCCACCACCCTTAACCGCCAGGGCGCTGACACGGGCACCCAGTATCGCTCGGCTATCTTCTACCACAATGAGGAGCAGCGGCAGCTGGCAGAGGCCTACAAGCAGAAGCTCAATGAGGCCCACGCCTTTCCTAATCCCATCGTGACGGAAATTGTGCCGCTGCCTACTTTCTACGTGGCAGAAAACTACCATCAGGATTACTTCAACCAGAATGGCCAGCAGCCTTACTGCCAGTTTGTGGTAAAGCCTAAGGTTGACAAGGTGCGCCAGGTGTTTGGGCACAAGCTCAAGTCGGCGGCAGGCGTTTAA